Proteins from one Pontibacter korlensis genomic window:
- the lysS gene encoding lysine--tRNA ligase, with protein sequence MQLSEQELRRRHEREELEKMGINPYPSETFEVTATAKEIKENFDKEQNNYQEVSLAGRLMSRRIMGKASFAELMDSTGRIQIYVSRDDIAPGENKDMYNTVFKKMLDIGDFIGIKGYAFVTQVGEISVHVTELKVLTKSLRPLPIVKREVDENGVEHVYDAFSDPELRYRQRYVDLVVNPHVRETFVKRTQLVNSMRQFLGGKGYLEVETPILQPLYGGAAARPFKTHHNTLDMTLYLRIANELYLKRLIVGGFDGVFEFAKDFRNEGMSRFHNPEFTQVELYVAYKDYNWMMDLVEEMVEKVALDLHGTTEVKVGDNIINFQRPWKRFTMFEAIEHFTKIDIAEMDEPELRQTAEKLGIHVDPTMGKGKLIDEIFGETCEPYLIQPTFITDYPVEMSPLAKKHRSKPGLVERFEAICNGKEICNAFSELNDPIDQRARFEEQLELGKRGDTEAMVLDEDFLRALEYGMPPTAGLGIGIDRLSMIMTNSHSIQDVLFFPQMKPEKQEKKEEEKK encoded by the coding sequence ATGCAACTGAGCGAACAGGAACTGCGCAGACGACACGAGCGCGAAGAGCTGGAGAAGATGGGTATAAACCCATATCCCTCTGAAACATTTGAAGTTACGGCTACTGCCAAGGAGATAAAGGAGAATTTCGATAAGGAACAGAACAACTATCAGGAAGTAAGCCTGGCAGGCCGCCTGATGAGCCGTCGTATTATGGGCAAGGCCTCTTTTGCTGAGTTAATGGACAGCACTGGCCGTATCCAGATCTACGTGTCGCGCGATGATATTGCACCGGGTGAGAACAAGGACATGTATAACACGGTGTTCAAGAAAATGCTTGACATCGGTGACTTTATTGGCATCAAAGGCTATGCTTTCGTAACACAGGTAGGCGAGATTTCGGTACACGTAACTGAGCTAAAAGTGCTTACCAAATCGCTGCGCCCACTGCCTATAGTAAAGCGCGAAGTAGATGAGAACGGTGTAGAGCATGTGTACGACGCTTTCAGCGATCCAGAACTGCGCTACCGTCAGCGTTACGTTGACCTTGTGGTAAACCCACACGTGCGTGAGACTTTTGTTAAGCGTACGCAGCTGGTAAACTCCATGCGCCAGTTCCTGGGAGGAAAAGGCTACTTAGAAGTAGAAACCCCAATCCTGCAGCCATTGTATGGTGGAGCAGCGGCACGTCCGTTCAAAACGCACCACAACACGCTGGATATGACGCTGTACCTGCGTATTGCAAACGAGCTGTACCTGAAGCGTCTGATTGTAGGTGGTTTTGACGGTGTATTCGAGTTTGCAAAGGACTTCCGTAACGAAGGTATGAGCCGCTTCCACAACCCTGAGTTCACACAGGTAGAGCTGTACGTTGCATACAAAGACTACAACTGGATGATGGACCTGGTGGAGGAGATGGTAGAGAAAGTTGCCCTTGACCTGCACGGTACCACTGAGGTGAAAGTTGGTGACAACATCATCAACTTCCAGCGTCCTTGGAAGCGTTTCACCATGTTCGAGGCTATCGAGCACTTCACTAAGATCGATATAGCTGAAATGGATGAGCCAGAGCTGCGCCAGACGGCAGAGAAGCTGGGTATCCATGTGGACCCAACTATGGGTAAAGGCAAATTGATCGATGAGATTTTTGGTGAGACTTGTGAGCCTTACCTGATCCAGCCAACCTTCATCACAGACTATCCAGTAGAGATGAGCCCACTGGCTAAGAAGCACCGCAGCAAACCAGGTTTGGTAGAGCGTTTCGAGGCTATCTGTAATGGTAAAGAGATATGCAACGCCTTCTCTGAGCTGAACGACCCAATCGATCAGCGTGCACGCTTTGAGGAGCAGCTGGAGCTAGGCAAACGTGGCGACACCGAAGCCATGGTATTGGACGAAGACTTCCTGCGTGCATTGGAGTACGGCATGCCGCCAACAGCAGGTCTGGGTATCGGCATAGACCGTCTGAGCATGATCATGACTAACTCACACTCTATTCAGGATGTACTGTTCTTCCCGCAGATGAAGCCGGAAAAACAAGAGAAGAAAGAAGAAGAGAAGAAGTAA
- a CDS encoding YtxH domain-containing protein produces the protein MRTHMECRSLGENKSNYSSYESARQMKQKPTAPTTSKRSSKTGGVGAGALAAGLLAGAAAGAIAGVLLAPDNGKVIRKKVSSQASKWGEQVNKGYSSTRGKLSGWTSKKGSGKSDIQSQAGSNVKKSPYTDPGKWDDQENNNMTNTAKNTSGV, from the coding sequence ATGAGAACGCATATGGAATGCCGCTCACTTGGAGAGAACAAGTCAAATTACAGTTCATACGAGTCAGCGCGGCAAATGAAGCAGAAGCCAACTGCACCAACAACTTCTAAAAGATCCTCTAAAACAGGTGGTGTAGGGGCCGGAGCTTTGGCAGCAGGCCTGTTAGCTGGTGCTGCGGCCGGTGCTATAGCTGGTGTGCTACTTGCTCCTGATAATGGTAAAGTGATACGTAAAAAAGTGTCTAGCCAAGCTTCTAAATGGGGCGAGCAGGTAAACAAAGGTTACAGCAGCACAAGAGGTAAGTTAAGCGGCTGGACCAGCAAGAAGGGGAGCGGCAAATCAGATATCCAAAGCCAGGCAGGAAGCAATGTAAAGAAGAGCCCTTATACTGACCCCGGCAAATGGGATGACCAAGAAAACAACAACATGACGAACACCGCTAAGAATACATCTGGTGTATAA
- a CDS encoding YtxH domain-containing protein: MKDNSGKVLLAMLAGASAGVIAGLLMAPDTGEVTRSSIKKWAGKMSKDLEKNLQDGLEEIKKMSGDTFGKSSGQDSSGGNNTGGSSQTAGNTTSGSTGGSTSGSTTGTGSTGTGSTGGSTTTGGGTTGSNA; this comes from the coding sequence ATGAAAGACAATAGCGGAAAAGTTTTGCTAGCTATGCTGGCTGGCGCTAGTGCAGGTGTAATTGCTGGATTGCTGATGGCACCAGACACAGGCGAAGTTACCCGTAGTAGCATCAAGAAGTGGGCTGGCAAAATGAGCAAAGACTTAGAGAAAAACCTGCAGGATGGTCTGGAGGAGATTAAGAAAATGAGTGGCGACACTTTTGGTAAGTCCTCTGGGCAGGATTCTTCAGGCGGTAACAACACTGGTGGCAGCTCACAAACAGCTGGTAATACAACCTCTGGCAGCACTGGCGGCAGTACATCTGGCTCTACTACAGGTACTGGTTCTACTGGTACAGGCTCAACTGGAGGCTCTACAACTACTGGTGGCGGAACTACTGGCAGCAACGCTTAA
- a CDS encoding YtxH domain-containing protein — translation MTKIDKEADRILLATLAGIGAGIAAGVLLAPRTGRESREELIRQLNRASEDVNSSVKRWTANLKNKRTKGRAEDDEEFDVVMQGSWEDVKRQMRQNYDDLTDEEQNDQQGKG, via the coding sequence ATGACTAAAATAGACAAAGAAGCTGACAGAATTTTGTTAGCCACCCTAGCTGGCATCGGAGCAGGTATAGCTGCCGGTGTGTTGTTAGCCCCAAGAACAGGCCGTGAGTCTCGTGAGGAACTGATCCGCCAACTGAACAGGGCTAGTGAAGATGTAAACAGCAGCGTAAAACGCTGGACTGCTAACCTGAAGAACAAACGCACCAAAGGCCGTGCTGAGGACGACGAAGAGTTTGACGTGGTAATGCAAGGCTCTTGGGAGGATGTAAAAAGACAGATGCGTCAGAACTATGATGATCTGACTGATGAAGAGCAAAACGACCAGCAAGGAAAAGGTTAG
- a CDS encoding Kazal-type serine protease inhibitor domain-containing protein: MKKAIAASAFMLASLVSCVSNKPEQASCIDPAKINPDGICTMQYDPVCGCDGKTYSNACVADNAGVTSYTKGECADNQ, translated from the coding sequence ATGAAAAAAGCAATCGCTGCTTCAGCATTTATGCTGGCCAGCCTGGTATCCTGCGTTAGCAACAAGCCGGAACAAGCCTCCTGCATCGACCCTGCCAAAATTAATCCTGATGGCATCTGCACCATGCAGTACGACCCTGTTTGCGGCTGTGACGGCAAGACCTACAGCAATGCCTGTGTGGCCGATAATGCCGGTGTTACGTCTTATACTAAAGGAGAATGCGCAGACAATCAGTAG
- a CDS encoding cupin domain-containing protein has product MSEKKYFKQTKPFQVPTTDGKLIEEHFGNASTQTNAFSVAHMVAPPHWGEPHQTPEFDEITIVTKGKKLIEIDGEEVEVNAGESILIKAGARIRYSNPYDHETEYWSICIPAFDFNAVHREEA; this is encoded by the coding sequence ATGAGCGAAAAAAAATATTTCAAGCAGACAAAGCCGTTTCAGGTACCTACCACCGATGGTAAGCTGATAGAAGAGCACTTTGGTAATGCCTCTACCCAAACCAATGCCTTCAGCGTGGCACATATGGTAGCGCCTCCGCATTGGGGGGAGCCCCATCAAACACCCGAGTTTGATGAGATAACCATTGTAACCAAGGGTAAGAAGCTCATTGAAATTGATGGCGAGGAGGTGGAAGTGAACGCTGGCGAATCTATACTGATCAAAGCTGGTGCACGCATCCGCTATTCCAACCCCTACGACCACGAAACGGAGTACTGGTCTATCTGCATCCCAGCCTTCGATTTTAATGCGGTACACCGCGAAGAAGCATAG
- a CDS encoding M28 family peptidase — MKKSPLLLLAGMALATACTRAPSTSTANTGEPALSAISEAELREDLFTLASDEMRGKRAGTVDELRAAAWVAEQAREAGLEPAGDDGTYFQFFPINRTKVADNSTVAINGKPLNLWQNAWLTSPAEVRVDAPVIWLNSLADTARHSLQGKVVAMALQAPAPLPAAGMSLWNYRYVASALRQQTNALKNQKAAAILFVTDAQAESDFGFVGHVFEEGTYQLEGDPKRQNSSSPVLLVHSTAASELQQKGAKLTANIGIDSYTYPSMNVVAKVPGTDPTLKDEYVLFSGHHDHDGIGAPVDGDSIYNGADDNASVTVALLAIGKAWVQQPGKRSALFVWHGAEERGLLGSRWYAAQPTVPKESIVAVLNADMIGRNAPDSAALLGSIPPHRNSTALVDMALNANKQYTNFVVDTSWDEASHPEGWYFRSDHLPYARVGIPALFFTTLLHPDYHTPRDEAERIDMAKLTRMTRWMYATGWAVSESPERPAVDPNAKLER, encoded by the coding sequence ATGAAAAAATCACCTTTACTCTTACTAGCAGGCATGGCATTAGCTACTGCCTGCACAAGAGCACCTTCCACATCCACAGCAAATACTGGAGAGCCAGCACTGTCTGCTATAAGCGAGGCAGAACTACGGGAGGACCTGTTCACGCTGGCTAGTGACGAGATGCGTGGCAAGCGAGCAGGCACAGTAGATGAACTTAGAGCTGCAGCCTGGGTAGCAGAGCAAGCACGCGAGGCTGGTCTGGAGCCTGCAGGAGACGACGGAACCTACTTTCAGTTCTTTCCAATAAACCGCACGAAAGTAGCTGATAATAGTACTGTAGCAATTAATGGCAAACCGCTTAACCTTTGGCAAAATGCATGGCTTACTTCACCTGCTGAGGTTCGCGTAGATGCACCGGTCATATGGCTGAACTCTTTAGCTGATACTGCCAGACATAGTTTACAGGGTAAAGTAGTAGCCATGGCGCTTCAGGCTCCTGCTCCCCTGCCCGCAGCAGGTATGAGCCTTTGGAACTATCGCTACGTGGCTTCGGCCCTTCGCCAACAAACAAATGCCTTAAAGAACCAAAAAGCTGCAGCCATTCTGTTCGTAACAGACGCCCAAGCTGAGTCTGACTTTGGCTTTGTGGGCCATGTTTTCGAAGAGGGCACTTATCAGTTGGAGGGAGACCCAAAACGCCAGAACAGCTCTTCCCCTGTTTTACTAGTACATTCTACGGCTGCTTCAGAATTACAGCAAAAAGGAGCCAAACTAACTGCTAACATCGGAATCGACAGCTATACTTACCCATCCATGAATGTGGTAGCTAAAGTCCCGGGCACAGATCCTACTCTGAAAGACGAATACGTACTTTTCAGCGGCCATCACGACCACGATGGTATCGGTGCCCCTGTAGACGGCGACTCTATATACAACGGAGCTGATGATAACGCTTCTGTAACTGTTGCTCTTTTAGCCATAGGTAAAGCTTGGGTTCAGCAGCCGGGTAAGCGCTCAGCATTGTTTGTATGGCATGGTGCCGAAGAACGTGGCCTGCTGGGCTCTCGTTGGTATGCTGCACAGCCTACTGTACCTAAAGAGTCTATTGTAGCAGTGTTGAATGCTGATATGATTGGCCGTAACGCTCCCGACTCAGCTGCTCTGTTAGGCTCTATCCCGCCACACCGCAACTCCACAGCACTAGTTGACATGGCCTTAAATGCCAATAAGCAATATACTAACTTTGTTGTTGACACATCCTGGGACGAAGCGAGCCACCCGGAAGGCTGGTACTTCCGCAGCGACCACTTACCATATGCACGTGTTGGTATTCCTGCCCTCTTCTTCACTACGCTTCTCCACCCAGACTACCACACCCCGCGTGATGAAGCCGAACGAATCGACATGGCAAAGCTGACTCGAATGACACGCTGGATGTACGCCACGGGTTGGGCTGTTTCGGAATCTCCTGAGCGCCCTGCTGTTGATCCGAACGCGAAGCTGGAAAGATAA
- a CDS encoding enoyl-ACP reductase FabI, whose protein sequence is MAYNLLKGKKGIIFGALDEKSIAWKVAKIAKEEGAEFVLTNAPLAMRMGEINKLAEECNAEVIPADATSVEDLENLFTKAQEVLGGKIDFVLHSIGMSPNIRKGKSYGDLNYDWFLKTLDVSALSFHKVMQVAEKQDAINDWGSIVALSYIAAQRVFPDYTDMSQAKAVLESIARNYGYRYGKAKNVRVNTISQSPTKTTAGTGVGGFDVFYDYADKMSPLGNASAEDCANYCITLFSDLTRMVTMQNLMHDGGFSSMGISEDIINMIQPK, encoded by the coding sequence ATGGCCTACAATCTGCTAAAAGGAAAGAAAGGAATCATTTTCGGTGCGCTGGACGAGAAGTCGATAGCCTGGAAAGTTGCCAAAATCGCGAAAGAAGAAGGTGCTGAGTTTGTACTGACAAACGCGCCATTGGCAATGCGTATGGGTGAGATCAACAAGCTGGCGGAGGAGTGTAATGCAGAAGTAATCCCAGCTGATGCTACCTCTGTAGAAGACCTGGAGAACCTTTTTACAAAAGCTCAGGAAGTATTGGGTGGCAAGATCGATTTCGTGCTGCACTCAATTGGTATGAGCCCGAACATCCGTAAAGGTAAGTCTTACGGAGACCTTAACTACGATTGGTTCCTGAAGACGCTGGACGTATCAGCTCTGTCTTTCCACAAAGTGATGCAGGTTGCTGAAAAGCAGGATGCCATCAATGACTGGGGCTCTATTGTGGCGCTTTCTTACATTGCTGCACAACGTGTATTCCCTGATTACACAGATATGTCACAGGCTAAGGCTGTGCTGGAGTCTATTGCACGTAACTATGGCTACCGCTATGGTAAAGCGAAGAATGTACGCGTTAACACAATCTCACAGTCTCCAACTAAAACAACAGCTGGTACTGGTGTAGGTGGCTTCGACGTGTTCTACGATTACGCAGACAAGATGTCGCCACTAGGCAACGCATCTGCTGAGGATTGCGCAAACTACTGCATCACCCTGTTCTCAGACCTTACCCGCATGGTAACAATGCAGAACCTGATGCACGACGGTGGCTTCAGCAGCATGGGTATCTCTGAGGACATTATCAACATGATCCAGCCTAAGTAA
- the recN gene encoding DNA repair protein RecN — translation MLIDLKIKNYALIEKLEMNPSPVLNIITGETGAGKSIMLGAIGLLLGNRADTKLLFNQEEKCVIEGVFDISSYNLQDLFSKEDLDFDNQCILRREISPSGKSRAFVNDTPVTLDVIRKIGENLMDIHSQHDTLQLGDTSYQLNILDIYAGNTASMGNTTFDIYAGNLSHLRKYNESYRKYKKLESDYKKLTDQLAQAQKEHDYHAFLLNELEEAGLQENEQEELEEELKQLENAEDIKVKLTQAVQSLTESEFNITSALKDTAHVIGQLAAFSNKYEELRSRTESCMIELNDIAAELEDAERNTEADPERTLEVQERLNLIYTLQRKHQVQSNAELLGIQRDLEEKVGSVLNLDTAIANTEKAMKEAEKEVLETAAILSERRRASFDTFEQELYTLVADLGMPNARIVIQHNEVAPTATGTDEINILFSANKGAQPQTLIKAASGGEFSRLMLSIKYMLADKTALPTIVFDEIDTGISGEVAVKVGKMMKQMAQKHQIIAISHLPQIAAQGDAHYFVYKHDTEDRTISRVKKLNDQERVNEIAHMIAGANPSDNAYQSAKELLSL, via the coding sequence ATGCTGATAGATCTTAAAATAAAGAATTACGCCTTGATAGAGAAGCTGGAGATGAACCCGTCGCCAGTGCTCAATATTATTACGGGTGAGACAGGTGCCGGTAAGTCCATTATGCTGGGGGCTATTGGCCTTTTGCTGGGAAACCGCGCTGATACAAAGCTGCTCTTTAACCAGGAGGAGAAGTGTGTGATTGAGGGGGTCTTCGATATATCGAGCTACAACCTGCAGGATCTTTTCTCTAAAGAGGACCTGGATTTTGACAATCAGTGCATCCTGCGCCGGGAGATTAGTCCAAGCGGTAAGAGTCGTGCCTTTGTGAACGATACGCCGGTAACGCTGGATGTGATTAGAAAGATAGGGGAGAACCTGATGGATATCCATTCGCAGCACGACACACTGCAGCTTGGAGACACTAGCTATCAGCTCAACATCCTGGATATCTATGCGGGCAATACGGCCTCTATGGGCAACACCACTTTTGATATCTACGCTGGAAATCTATCGCACCTGCGCAAGTATAACGAAAGCTACCGCAAGTATAAAAAGCTTGAAAGCGACTACAAAAAACTGACTGACCAGCTGGCGCAAGCGCAGAAGGAGCACGATTATCATGCTTTCTTGTTGAATGAGCTGGAGGAGGCAGGCCTGCAGGAGAACGAGCAGGAGGAGCTGGAGGAAGAGCTGAAACAGCTGGAGAATGCTGAGGATATCAAAGTGAAGCTCACGCAGGCTGTGCAAAGCCTGACAGAGTCGGAGTTTAACATCACCTCTGCCCTGAAGGATACAGCGCACGTAATTGGCCAACTGGCAGCTTTCTCAAATAAGTACGAGGAGCTACGCAGCCGCACCGAGAGCTGCATGATCGAACTGAATGACATTGCCGCAGAGCTGGAGGATGCCGAGCGCAACACCGAAGCTGATCCGGAGCGCACTTTAGAGGTACAGGAACGCTTGAACCTGATTTATACTTTGCAGCGCAAGCATCAGGTGCAAAGCAATGCTGAGCTGTTAGGAATTCAGCGGGATCTGGAGGAGAAGGTCGGCAGCGTGTTGAACCTGGATACTGCTATTGCCAATACCGAGAAAGCCATGAAAGAGGCAGAGAAGGAAGTGCTGGAAACCGCAGCTATACTATCTGAGCGCCGCAGAGCTTCCTTCGATACATTTGAGCAGGAGCTTTATACTTTGGTGGCAGATTTAGGTATGCCAAATGCCCGTATCGTGATACAGCATAACGAGGTGGCTCCTACTGCAACAGGTACTGATGAGATTAACATCCTGTTTAGTGCAAACAAAGGTGCGCAGCCGCAAACGCTGATTAAAGCTGCCTCTGGTGGTGAATTCTCCCGCTTGATGCTAAGTATAAAATATATGCTAGCCGATAAAACTGCATTGCCTACCATTGTATTCGACGAGATTGACACTGGTATCTCGGGAGAGGTGGCTGTGAAAGTAGGTAAGATGATGAAGCAGATGGCACAGAAGCACCAGATCATAGCTATTTCGCACCTGCCACAGATTGCAGCACAAGGTGATGCGCATTACTTTGTATACAAGCACGATACAGAGGACCGCACCATCAGCCGTGTTAAAAAGCTGAACGATCAGGAGCGTGTAAATGAGATCGCACACATGATTGCAGGGGCCAATCCAAGCGACAATGCCTATCAAAGTGCAAAAGAGTTGCTTTCCTTGTAA
- a CDS encoding DUF4835 family protein produces MAKKVLVLLMLVFTAWAAKAQELQCDVVVNSEQVQYTDRTLFTDMQTRIFEFMNNRRWTGQAYSPDERIKCRILINLTEMPEIGTFRANVQVLSVRPAYGTGYESVLFSFIDKDWTFQFNAAQPLEFAENNYTSNLSSMLAFYAYMIIGMDNDSFGRLAGSPAFDRARAILNLAASQGAGYPGWKAFDSNRNRYWLIDNVQDPQFLPFREGLYTMHRQGLDQMAEKPEEARQNVLTMLANIQRLQQQKPNSAILRSFFDAKADELVNMFKTAAPAQKQQAFTILSQADPTNNSKYEVLLKR; encoded by the coding sequence ATGGCTAAGAAAGTACTTGTTTTGCTGATGCTGGTTTTTACCGCCTGGGCTGCCAAGGCGCAGGAACTACAGTGCGATGTGGTGGTAAACAGTGAGCAAGTACAGTATACCGACAGGACATTGTTCACCGATATGCAAACACGCATCTTCGAGTTTATGAACAATCGCCGTTGGACAGGCCAGGCCTATAGCCCGGATGAACGCATTAAGTGCCGTATACTCATTAACCTGACGGAGATGCCGGAAATAGGCACCTTTAGAGCAAACGTACAGGTGTTGTCAGTAAGGCCGGCGTATGGCACAGGCTACGAATCGGTGCTCTTCTCTTTTATCGATAAAGACTGGACCTTCCAGTTTAATGCCGCTCAGCCACTGGAATTTGCCGAGAACAACTATACTTCCAACCTATCTTCCATGCTGGCATTTTATGCCTATATGATTATCGGGATGGATAACGACAGCTTTGGCCGTTTGGCAGGCTCCCCAGCCTTCGACAGAGCTAGAGCTATACTTAATCTGGCTGCCTCCCAGGGTGCCGGATATCCTGGCTGGAAAGCCTTCGACAGCAACCGTAACCGCTACTGGTTGATCGATAACGTGCAGGACCCACAATTTTTGCCATTCCGCGAAGGCCTCTATACTATGCACCGCCAGGGGCTGGACCAAATGGCTGAAAAGCCAGAGGAGGCAAGGCAGAATGTGCTAACGATGCTGGCAAACATACAGCGCCTGCAGCAGCAAAAACCCAACTCTGCTATACTTCGGTCCTTCTTCGATGCTAAAGCTGATGAGCTGGTGAACATGTTCAAGACAGCTGCGCCAGCGCAGAAGCAACAGGCATTCACTATCTTATCGCAGGCAGATCCTACCAATAACAGCAAATACGAAGTTTTGCTAAAACGCTAA
- the coaBC gene encoding bifunctional phosphopantothenoylcysteine decarboxylase/phosphopantothenate--cysteine ligase CoaBC, which translates to MTQKSFNGKTVLLTAGPTHEPIDPVRFIGNHSTGKMGYALAECFAAMGAKVKLVSGPTNLQTYHANIKVKHVLTAEEMYKAVLKYAEAADVWVFAAAVADYRPKTVADRKIKKAGDELTIELVKNVDIAAALGRQKEEWQFSVGFALETDNENSNAREKLRKKNLDMIVLNSLNDPGAGFAHDTNKITIIEEHATHSFELKSKKEVAQDIVNLIWERIYG; encoded by the coding sequence GTGACACAAAAATCGTTTAACGGTAAAACAGTACTCCTCACAGCAGGACCGACACATGAACCCATTGACCCGGTACGCTTTATCGGGAACCACTCTACAGGTAAAATGGGTTACGCATTGGCAGAGTGTTTTGCAGCGATGGGAGCAAAAGTGAAATTAGTCTCTGGCCCAACTAACCTGCAGACGTACCACGCTAACATTAAGGTTAAGCATGTACTTACCGCCGAGGAGATGTACAAGGCGGTGCTAAAGTATGCCGAAGCTGCTGATGTGTGGGTATTTGCCGCCGCTGTAGCCGATTACAGGCCTAAAACGGTTGCCGACAGGAAAATAAAAAAAGCCGGCGACGAGCTAACAATAGAGTTAGTGAAGAACGTTGATATTGCAGCGGCATTGGGTAGGCAGAAAGAAGAATGGCAGTTTTCGGTAGGCTTTGCCCTGGAAACAGACAATGAAAATTCCAATGCCCGCGAAAAGCTGCGCAAAAAGAACCTCGATATGATTGTGCTAAACTCTCTGAACGATCCTGGGGCAGGCTTTGCGCACGATACAAATAAAATAACGATAATTGAAGAGCACGCCACTCATAGCTTTGAGCTGAAGTCGAAGAAGGAGGTGGCACAGGATATAGTAAACTTAATCTGGGAGCGGATATATGGCTAA
- a CDS encoding flavoprotein — MLKGKKIIVGVCGSIAAYKAALLVRQLIKAEAEVQVILTTSASEFITPLTLATLSKRPVLSQFVKDETGVWNNHVDLGLWADAIVVAPASANTVAKFANGFCDNLLSATYLSARCPVFIAPAMDLDMYRHPSVQNNFTRLQGYGNRIIEAGYGELASGLVGQGRMAEPEEIVQVLQNFFSGDTKIV, encoded by the coding sequence ATGCTGAAAGGTAAAAAAATAATAGTAGGAGTTTGCGGAAGTATAGCAGCCTATAAGGCAGCGCTGTTGGTCCGCCAGCTCATAAAAGCAGAAGCAGAAGTACAGGTCATCTTGACTACTTCTGCTTCTGAGTTTATAACCCCTCTAACATTGGCTACTCTCTCTAAGCGGCCAGTGCTCAGCCAGTTTGTAAAAGACGAAACCGGCGTGTGGAACAACCACGTGGACCTTGGCCTTTGGGCTGATGCCATAGTGGTAGCTCCGGCAAGTGCCAACACGGTGGCAAAATTTGCAAATGGCTTCTGCGACAACCTTTTAAGCGCCACCTACCTCTCGGCGCGTTGCCCTGTTTTTATTGCCCCTGCCATGGATCTGGATATGTACCGTCACCCGTCGGTGCAAAATAATTTTACCAGGCTGCAGGGGTATGGCAACCGCATTATTGAGGCCGGATACGGCGAACTGGCAAGTGGCCTGGTAGGGCAGGGGCGTATGGCTGAGCCGGAGGAGATAGTGCAGGTGCTTCAGAATTTCTTTTCAGGTGACACAAAAATCGTTTAA
- a CDS encoding DNA-directed RNA polymerase subunit omega, with protein MAAVPSSIVTRNMADFAEQTGNMYMSVAVISKRANQISVKLKEELNSKLAEFATTVDNLEEVFENREQIEISKYYERLPKPTSLAIEEFLEGKVYVRKPDEETQEDINL; from the coding sequence ATGGCAGCAGTTCCATCATCAATCGTTACCCGCAACATGGCCGACTTTGCAGAGCAAACCGGCAATATGTACATGTCTGTGGCTGTTATCTCTAAAAGAGCGAACCAGATTTCAGTAAAACTGAAAGAGGAGCTTAACTCTAAGTTGGCTGAGTTTGCTACTACTGTAGACAACCTGGAGGAGGTATTCGAAAACCGCGAGCAGATCGAGATCTCTAAGTACTACGAGCGTCTGCCTAAGCCTACCAGCCTTGCAATCGAGGAGTTCCTGGAAGGAAAGGTGTATGTAAGAAAACCAGACGAGGAAACTCAGGAGGACATCAACCTGTAA